The region CTGCCAATGAGCCAATAATTGATGCTGCAAAATTGAATAAAATCGATAGAAAACCTTTGCTAAGACTTATTGATATTGGAGTCCCGAGGAATATTTCTTCTGATGCAAAATCAGTTTCTGGGATTGAATCTCATGATGTTGATGATCTTCAAGAAGTCGTATCGAGAAATCAAGAAGCAAGGCAAAAACTTGCCTTAGAAGCGGAAGGTTTGATAGATGAGGAGTGTCGTATTTTTCTGGAATGGTGGGATAGTTTAGCGGCAGTTCCTACTATTAATTGTCTTAGATCTGGTTTGGAGTCAATAAGGAAAGAAGAACTTCAGAAGGCATTAAGCAGAATGGGACCTGATTTCTCTGCTAGAGAACGAAAAGTTGTTGAGGCATTAAGCAAGGGCATCATTAACAAAATACTTCATACCCCAGTGACGAAATTAAGAGCACCTCAATCAAGGAATGAGCGTAGAGATGCTCTTGATGTGATTGAAAAACTTTTTAATCTCGATGTTTCTAGTTCTTTAAACAAGCCCAAAAACAACTGATATTGTTATTTACTTTTGAATTTCTTACTACATATCACTTTTTTCTGGATTAATGAGCACTCTATCCAGTAGGTTTGCTCCAAATAGCCGATTAATAGTGCCTTCATGAAGAGAGTACTTGCCATCATACTTGGCGGTGGAAAAGGATCACGCCTATATCCATTAACCAAAATGAGAGCAAAACCCGCTGTTCCATTAGCCGGTAAATATCGACTAATAGATATTCCCATAAGTAATTGCATAAATTCGGACATCAGTAAAATGTATGTTCTTACTCAATTCAATAGCGCTTCACTAAACAGGCATATTGCGCAAACTTATAATCTCAGCGGACCTTTTGGACAAGGTTTTGTTGAGGTTTTGGCTGCTCAGCAGACACCAGAAACACCATCTTGGTTTGAGGGAACTGCTGATGCTGTACGAAAATATCAATGGCTTTTTCAGGAGTGGGATGTTGATGAATATTTGATTCTCTCTGGAGATCAGCTTTATCGTATGGATTACAGCTTATTTGTTGAACAGCATAGAAAAACAGGAGCAGATTTAACAGTTGCAGCTTTGCCAGTTGATTCAGCTCAAGCTGAAGCATTCGGTTTGATGCGCACTGATGAATCTGGCAATATTAAGGAATTTCGTGAAAAACCAACTGGTGATTCTTTGAAAGCAATGGCTGTGGATACTTCAAGGTTTGGCTTGGAAGCAAGTGAGGCTAAAGAGAAACCTTATTTGGCTTCAATGGGAATTTATGTTTTTAGTCGTTCTACTCTTTTTGACTTGTTAAATAAATTTCCCTCCTATACAGATTTTGGAAAAGAAATTATTCCTGAAGCTTTGGGAAGAGGAGATAAACTCAAGAGTTATGTGTTTAATGATTACTGGGAGGATATAGGAACTATTGGTGCATTTTTTGAATCGAATTTAGCCTTAACTCAGCAACCGACTCCTCCTTTTAGTTTTTATGATGAAAAGTTCCCTATTTACACTAGGCCTAG is a window of Prochlorococcus marinus str. MIT 0917 DNA encoding:
- a CDS encoding glucose-1-phosphate adenylyltransferase produces the protein MKRVLAIILGGGKGSRLYPLTKMRAKPAVPLAGKYRLIDIPISNCINSDISKMYVLTQFNSASLNRHIAQTYNLSGPFGQGFVEVLAAQQTPETPSWFEGTADAVRKYQWLFQEWDVDEYLILSGDQLYRMDYSLFVEQHRKTGADLTVAALPVDSAQAEAFGLMRTDESGNIKEFREKPTGDSLKAMAVDTSRFGLEASEAKEKPYLASMGIYVFSRSTLFDLLNKFPSYTDFGKEIIPEALGRGDKLKSYVFNDYWEDIGTIGAFFESNLALTQQPTPPFSFYDEKFPIYTRPRYLPPSKIVDTQITDSIVSEGSILKSCSIHHCVLGVRSRIESDVVLNETLVMGSDFYESYEERIALRNGGGIPLGVGQGTTVKRAILDKNARIGDNVTIVNKDNVEEADRADQGFYIRNGIVVIVKNATIPDGTII